A genomic region of Rhodococcus pyridinivorans contains the following coding sequences:
- the ureG gene encoding urease accessory protein UreG, producing the protein MPEHTTTRSLRLGVAGPVGTGKSSLIATICRTLASELQLGVITNDIYTDEDARFLRSAGVLDPERIRAVETGACPHTAIRDDVTMNLLAVEDLERDFAPLDVVLVESGGDNLTATFSPALVDAQIFVLDVAGGGDVARKGGPGISRADLLVVNKTDLSPYVGVDVPQMVADAEKAREGGPVLALSRTDAASVQALGDWVREMLAAHRTGSHTPVDPGPMAPHFHADEDDDHDHSHGHGHGHSHDHVVAHTHD; encoded by the coding sequence GTGCCTGAACACACCACCACCCGTTCGCTCCGTCTCGGCGTCGCCGGTCCCGTCGGCACGGGCAAGAGCTCGCTGATCGCAACCATCTGCCGCACCCTCGCGTCCGAGCTGCAGCTCGGCGTGATCACCAACGACATCTACACCGACGAGGACGCCCGATTCCTCCGCTCGGCCGGCGTGCTCGATCCCGAGCGCATCCGCGCGGTGGAGACCGGTGCGTGCCCGCACACCGCAATCCGCGACGACGTGACCATGAACCTGCTGGCCGTCGAGGATCTCGAACGCGACTTCGCGCCGCTCGACGTGGTGCTGGTGGAGAGCGGCGGCGACAACCTCACCGCGACCTTCTCCCCCGCGCTCGTCGACGCGCAGATCTTCGTGCTCGACGTCGCCGGTGGTGGCGACGTCGCCCGCAAGGGCGGTCCCGGCATCAGCCGCGCCGACCTGCTCGTGGTGAACAAGACCGATCTCTCCCCGTATGTGGGTGTCGACGTGCCCCAGATGGTCGCCGACGCCGAGAAGGCCCGCGAGGGCGGACCGGTGCTGGCGCTGTCCCGGACCGACGCCGCATCGGTGCAGGCGCTCGGTGACTGGGTGCGCGAGATGCTGGCAGCCCACCGAACCGGGTCGCACACTCCTGTCGATCCCGGTCCGATGGCTCCGCACTTCCACGCCGACGAGGACGACGACCACGATCACAGCCATGGGCACGGTCACGGTCACAGCCACGATCACGTCGTCGCGCACACGCACGACTGA
- a CDS encoding CaiB/BaiF CoA transferase family protein: MTAKPATGPAPLAGVKVLDLSKILAGPYATMSFADLGADVTKVEHPEGGDPTRVWGPPFVGDDATYYLAVNRGKKSVTIDLKSEEGQRIVQRMLADADVVVENFKPGSGLQKIFDYRALSEQYPHLIVLHISAFGDEGPLADQPGYDMVAQAAGGLMSLTGEPNGAPMKAGYAMGDLGAALFGVIGVLAALVERTRTGRGQYVTTSLFECQLAMHVNWATNYFATRERPHALGSAHPNLAPYQAYPASDGHFVVAVGNDGLWEKLCAALERPELATDVRFVRNRDRIEHRSELDEVLTAAFATGTVQHWCRVLEDHGVPVSPIRHLDEIYSDPHTAAIGMVGTVDHASGPLEQIAFPVNFGGARPPLRSAPPLHGEHTDEILTGYQEVSVPS; the protein is encoded by the coding sequence ATGACTGCGAAGCCCGCTACCGGCCCCGCCCCGCTCGCCGGCGTCAAGGTCCTCGACCTGTCGAAGATCCTCGCCGGACCGTACGCGACCATGTCGTTCGCCGACCTCGGCGCCGATGTCACCAAGGTCGAGCACCCCGAGGGTGGCGACCCCACCCGGGTGTGGGGGCCGCCCTTCGTCGGCGACGACGCCACCTATTACCTCGCGGTCAACCGCGGCAAGAAGTCGGTGACCATCGACCTCAAGTCCGAGGAAGGGCAGCGGATCGTGCAGCGAATGCTCGCCGACGCCGACGTCGTGGTCGAGAATTTCAAGCCCGGCAGCGGTCTGCAGAAGATCTTCGACTACCGCGCCCTGTCCGAGCAGTATCCGCACCTGATCGTGCTGCACATCTCGGCCTTCGGTGACGAGGGGCCGTTGGCCGACCAGCCCGGCTACGACATGGTCGCCCAGGCCGCCGGTGGTCTGATGTCGCTGACCGGGGAACCGAACGGAGCGCCGATGAAGGCCGGGTACGCGATGGGTGATCTCGGTGCGGCACTGTTCGGGGTGATCGGGGTGCTCGCCGCGCTGGTCGAACGCACTCGCACCGGTCGCGGCCAGTACGTCACCACGTCGTTGTTCGAATGCCAGCTGGCGATGCACGTCAACTGGGCCACAAACTATTTCGCCACCCGGGAGCGCCCGCATGCCCTGGGCTCCGCGCACCCCAATCTCGCTCCCTATCAAGCGTATCCGGCGAGCGACGGCCACTTCGTCGTCGCGGTCGGGAACGACGGACTGTGGGAGAAGCTGTGCGCGGCACTGGAAAGACCGGAACTTGCGACCGATGTGCGGTTCGTCCGCAATCGTGATCGTATCGAGCATCGCAGCGAACTCGACGAGGTCCTCACCGCGGCGTTCGCGACCGGGACGGTGCAGCACTGGTGCCGCGTCCTGGAAGACCACGGCGTGCCGGTCTCCCCCATCCGGCATCTCGACGAGATCTACAGCGATCCGCACACCGCCGCGATCGGCATGGTCGGCACCGTCGACCATGCGTCCGGGCCTCTCGAACAGATCGCTTTCCCGGTCAATTTCGGTGGGGCACGACCGCCGCTGCGGTCGGCGCCACCGCTGCACGGGGAACACACCGACGAGATCCTTACGGGATATCAGGAGGTCTCCGTTCCGTCCTAG
- a CDS encoding urease subunit gamma, whose product MQLTPADTEKLLLAVAGMVARDRRDRGVRLNYPEAVALLSTWVIERAREGADVADLMVKGREVLARDEVMGGVAEMLTDVQVEATFPDGRKLVTIHHPIS is encoded by the coding sequence ATGCAGCTGACTCCCGCCGACACCGAGAAACTCCTTCTGGCCGTCGCCGGCATGGTGGCGCGCGACCGGCGGGACCGCGGCGTCCGACTGAACTATCCCGAAGCCGTTGCCCTGTTGTCCACCTGGGTGATCGAACGGGCACGCGAAGGCGCCGATGTCGCCGACCTCATGGTGAAGGGCCGCGAGGTCCTCGCCCGCGACGAGGTCATGGGCGGTGTCGCCGAGATGTTGACCGACGTGCAGGTCGAGGCCACTTTCCCGGACGGACGCAAGCTCGTCACGATCCACCACCCGATTTCCTGA
- a CDS encoding DUF899 domain-containing protein: MTQQTTRALPPIVDEQTWRSALDDLRRREKAATRELDAIAAQRRRLPMIELPDYTLIGADGPTRLVDVFQGRSQLITYHHMWSDGAEWQCGGCTSLTTQWTRLGILDNYDARMVVVTNGPIDEALTYKVKVGNTMEWYSSSESSFGADVDAPPGGGFAVNVFLRDGDTVYRTWHTTGRGTEQLSYTFALIDILPWGRQEEWQDSPEGWPQSPTYSGWLDSPDVARLYGPGTGAR; the protein is encoded by the coding sequence ATGACCCAGCAGACCACCCGCGCCCTTCCACCGATCGTCGACGAGCAGACATGGCGGTCGGCGCTCGACGACCTACGGCGACGGGAGAAGGCCGCCACTCGCGAGCTCGACGCCATCGCAGCGCAGCGCCGCCGGCTGCCGATGATCGAACTGCCCGACTACACGCTGATCGGCGCCGACGGCCCGACCCGGCTCGTCGATGTGTTCCAGGGCCGCTCGCAGCTCATCACCTATCACCACATGTGGTCCGACGGTGCCGAATGGCAGTGCGGTGGATGCACGAGTCTCACGACGCAGTGGACCCGGCTCGGCATCCTCGACAACTACGACGCCCGCATGGTCGTCGTCACCAACGGGCCGATCGACGAAGCCCTCACCTACAAGGTGAAGGTGGGCAACACGATGGAGTGGTACTCGTCGTCGGAGAGTTCGTTCGGCGCCGACGTCGACGCACCTCCCGGTGGAGGGTTCGCGGTCAACGTGTTCCTGCGCGACGGCGACACGGTCTACCGCACCTGGCACACCACCGGCCGCGGCACCGAGCAGCTCAGCTACACCTTCGCGCTGATCGACATCCTTCCGTGGGGTCGTCAGGAGGAATGGCAGGATTCGCCCGAGGGCTGGCCGCAGTCGCCGACCTATTCGGGGTGGCTCGATTCCCCCGATGTGGCGCGACTCTACGGTCCGGGCACCGGCGCGCGGTGA
- a CDS encoding urease accessory protein UreD — MSRTTIRIDRAPGRARLTQRAGMLVPRTVEVGPDHARVALVAAGALLLGGDSVTVDVHIDAGCTLELQDIGGTVAYDADNRLSRWDVRITVAEGGTLVWDTYPFVIATGARVHRDTRIELASDAATSMRETLVLGRHGETGGAIRSRTSVTLDRRPLFVEELNTHGAFPEPGILGSARVHDVIATYGRRAEGDGVVQLEGPGSLLRFLGADAHSSPLESTWRSWRSTHVHPSTLEGSLTHARP, encoded by the coding sequence ATGTCCCGCACCACGATCCGTATCGACCGCGCACCAGGCCGGGCACGACTGACCCAGCGGGCGGGCATGCTCGTCCCCCGCACGGTCGAGGTCGGTCCGGACCACGCGCGGGTCGCCCTCGTCGCCGCCGGCGCGTTGTTGCTCGGTGGTGACTCGGTGACCGTCGACGTCCACATCGACGCCGGATGCACACTCGAACTACAGGACATCGGTGGCACCGTCGCCTACGACGCCGACAACCGGCTGTCCCGGTGGGACGTGCGGATCACCGTCGCCGAGGGCGGCACCCTCGTATGGGACACCTACCCGTTCGTGATCGCCACCGGCGCCCGCGTGCACCGCGACACCCGGATCGAACTCGCCTCCGACGCCGCCACGAGCATGCGGGAGACCCTCGTCCTCGGGCGCCACGGAGAAACCGGGGGTGCGATCCGCAGCCGTACCTCGGTCACTCTCGATCGTCGTCCCCTCTTCGTCGAGGAGTTGAACACGCACGGCGCGTTCCCCGAACCCGGGATCCTCGGTTCCGCGCGGGTGCACGACGTCATCGCGACCTACGGGCGACGCGCCGAGGGCGACGGCGTCGTCCAACTCGAAGGGCCCGGCAGCCTGCTGCGATTCCTCGGCGCCGACGCCCACTCCTCGCCTCTCGAGTCGACCTGGCGCTCCTGGCGCTCTACACACGTTCACCCGTCCACCCTCGAAGGGAGTCTCACCCATGCACGTCCCTGA
- a CDS encoding urease subunit alpha: protein MEITRAEYAALYGPTVGDQVRLGDTDLWIQIEEDRTFGGEEAVFGGGKSIRESMAQGVTTRAEGAPDTVITNVIVLDWWGIVRADVGIRDGRIVALGRAGNPDIADGVHPRLQIGPSTDVISGEGRILTAGAFDSHVHLLSPSQIVEALATGITTIAGGGTGPSEGSKATTVTPGPWHLMQMHRALDVLPVNVLLLGKGNTVSAEGLREQALGGAAGYKVHEDWGSTPAAIDAALRAADEHGLQVALHSDSLNEAGFVESTLAAIGGRSIHAFHVEGAGGGHAPDILSIAGLPHIIPGSTNPTLPHTINTVDEHLDMLMVCHHLNPAVPEDLAFAESRIRATTIAAEDILHDMGALSITSSDAQAMGRIGEVVTRTWQVAHVMKNRRGALDGSMPADNERARRYIAKYTINPAIAHGVDHELGSIEVDKMADLVLWDPKFFGIRPSLVIKGGSIAWAALGDPNASIPTPQPVLQRPAFGDALAPHTSVSFVSPAALDDGLEERLGLRRTLLPLRPTRHIGKADMKQNNVLPRIEIRPDTFDIDIDGERVDPAPATELPLAQLYSMF, encoded by the coding sequence GTGGAGATCACACGCGCCGAGTACGCGGCACTGTACGGACCGACGGTCGGTGACCAGGTACGCCTGGGCGACACCGACCTGTGGATCCAGATCGAGGAGGACCGCACCTTCGGCGGCGAGGAAGCCGTTTTCGGTGGCGGCAAGTCCATCCGCGAATCGATGGCCCAAGGTGTGACGACCCGAGCCGAGGGCGCTCCCGACACCGTCATCACGAACGTGATCGTCCTGGACTGGTGGGGCATCGTGCGCGCCGACGTCGGCATCCGCGACGGTCGCATCGTCGCCCTCGGTCGCGCCGGCAACCCGGACATCGCCGACGGCGTGCACCCGAGGCTGCAGATCGGCCCGTCCACCGACGTCATCTCCGGTGAAGGTCGCATCCTCACCGCGGGCGCCTTCGACTCGCACGTGCACCTGCTGTCGCCGTCGCAGATCGTCGAGGCACTCGCCACCGGCATCACCACCATCGCCGGCGGCGGAACCGGTCCGTCCGAAGGATCGAAGGCCACCACCGTCACGCCGGGCCCGTGGCATCTGATGCAGATGCACCGCGCGCTCGACGTGCTGCCGGTGAACGTGCTGTTGCTCGGCAAGGGCAACACCGTCTCCGCCGAGGGGCTGCGCGAGCAGGCCCTCGGCGGAGCCGCCGGGTACAAGGTGCACGAGGACTGGGGCTCCACTCCCGCCGCGATCGATGCGGCGCTGCGCGCGGCCGACGAGCACGGACTGCAGGTCGCGCTGCATTCGGACTCACTGAACGAGGCAGGGTTCGTGGAGAGCACCCTCGCCGCGATCGGTGGTCGCTCGATCCACGCCTTCCACGTCGAAGGCGCCGGAGGTGGGCACGCCCCGGACATCCTGAGCATCGCCGGATTGCCGCACATCATCCCGGGCTCGACCAACCCGACCTTGCCGCACACGATCAACACCGTCGACGAGCACCTCGACATGCTGATGGTCTGCCATCACCTCAACCCGGCCGTCCCGGAGGACCTCGCGTTCGCCGAGTCCCGGATCCGGGCCACCACCATCGCGGCCGAGGACATCCTGCACGACATGGGCGCCCTGTCGATCACCTCGTCCGACGCCCAGGCGATGGGCCGCATCGGTGAGGTCGTCACCCGCACCTGGCAGGTCGCGCACGTGATGAAGAACCGGCGCGGGGCGCTCGACGGCAGCATGCCCGCCGACAACGAACGGGCCCGCCGCTACATCGCGAAGTACACGATCAACCCCGCGATCGCGCATGGTGTCGACCACGAACTCGGTTCGATCGAGGTCGACAAGATGGCCGATCTGGTGCTGTGGGACCCGAAGTTCTTCGGTATCCGGCCGTCGCTGGTCATCAAGGGCGGATCGATCGCCTGGGCGGCGCTCGGCGACCCCAACGCCTCGATTCCCACGCCGCAGCCGGTGCTGCAGCGCCCGGCGTTCGGCGATGCACTCGCCCCGCACACGTCGGTGTCGTTCGTCTCCCCCGCCGCCCTCGACGACGGCCTGGAAGAACGACTCGGGTTGCGCCGCACACTGCTGCCGCTGCGGCCGACCCGGCACATCGGCAAGGCCGACATGAAACAGAACAATGTGTTGCCGCGCATCGAAATCCGTCCCGACACCTTCGACATCGACATCGACGGCGAGCGGGTCGATCCGGCGCCGGCCACCGAACTGCCGCTCGCGCAGCTGTATTCGATGTTCTGA
- a CDS encoding urease accessory protein UreF, which translates to MLPDTLSPTTVLLLLADGRAPVGGNVNSGGLEPALQGGMSPTEVRRFLVARLRTSAAVEAGVAVVTRHAVDSDAGTAPALRIDEIEDHWAARTPGPAQRDASRLLARGYLRLARNLWPSTVFDDLDARTPRPSRGLVVGAIAALARIPAIDTARLVLYEEAQAIVAAFLKLHPTDPAIGSRWALETCAHLEPLIAELSALTDPADIPATGGPQTELWAEAHASAPERLFRA; encoded by the coding sequence ATGTTGCCCGACACTCTGTCCCCCACCACGGTGCTGCTCCTCCTCGCGGACGGGCGCGCGCCGGTCGGCGGGAACGTCAACTCGGGCGGGCTCGAACCGGCGCTCCAGGGTGGGATGTCGCCGACCGAGGTGCGTCGCTTCCTCGTCGCGCGGTTGCGCACCTCGGCGGCGGTCGAGGCCGGCGTCGCCGTGGTCACCCGGCACGCCGTGGACTCCGATGCCGGAACCGCCCCGGCGCTCCGGATCGACGAGATCGAGGACCACTGGGCGGCGCGCACTCCGGGCCCGGCCCAGCGCGACGCGTCCCGGTTGCTGGCCCGCGGTTACCTGCGACTGGCCCGGAACCTGTGGCCCTCCACCGTTTTCGACGACCTCGACGCCCGGACCCCGCGACCGTCGCGGGGACTGGTCGTCGGGGCCATCGCGGCGCTCGCGCGCATCCCGGCGATCGACACCGCCCGACTGGTGTTGTACGAGGAGGCGCAGGCGATCGTCGCGGCCTTCCTCAAACTGCACCCCACCGACCCGGCCATCGGTTCGCGATGGGCGCTCGAGACCTGCGCTCATCTCGAACCTCTCATCGCCGAGCTGTCCGCCCTCACCGATCCGGCGGACATCCCGGCCACCGGTGGCCCCCAGACCGAACTGTGGGCCGAAGCCCACGCATCCGCTCCAGAAAGGCTGTTCCGTGCCTGA
- a CDS encoding MFS transporter, which translates to MHDTRAARRAGVTAFVGTTIEWFDFYIYGTASALVLGALFFPDASPAVGTLAAFATFAVGFIARPLGGIIFDHFGDRFGRKNAVIITLALMGAGTVGVGLLPTYDQIGIWAPVLLVLLRVLQGIAMGGEWGGAVLIATEFAPPGKKVLYGAFAQQGSPVGNLLATLAFLGLTAMSDATFEGWGWRIPFLASAALVIVALYIRVRIQETPEMRVAAVAQERTKLPLVEVLRSHPASLLLGVGAVVAGVAITYVKTTFALAWATTDLGFTRSDFLLVITLALVAQVLVQPFGAVLATRIDARRAVLWMLGPELVVLPLMFVLIRTGSLTWAIIGMVLATAPHAMYYSALAGILAQVFPTHVRYTGISLSYQISTAIFAGTAPMASQFLLERTDSIWPVVGLGIGYVLLSLVCMTALLKRSPTTTEPDEPRSAPARTTADAS; encoded by the coding sequence ATGCACGACACCCGGGCAGCACGACGCGCCGGTGTCACCGCCTTCGTCGGCACCACCATCGAATGGTTCGACTTCTACATCTACGGCACCGCGTCCGCCCTCGTGCTCGGGGCGCTGTTCTTCCCCGACGCCTCCCCCGCCGTCGGCACGCTCGCCGCCTTCGCGACCTTCGCGGTCGGTTTCATCGCCCGCCCTCTCGGCGGGATCATCTTCGACCACTTCGGTGACCGCTTCGGCCGCAAGAACGCGGTCATCATCACCCTCGCGCTCATGGGCGCCGGCACCGTCGGCGTGGGCCTGCTGCCCACCTACGACCAGATCGGGATCTGGGCTCCGGTCCTCCTCGTCCTCCTTCGGGTGCTGCAGGGCATCGCGATGGGCGGCGAATGGGGTGGCGCCGTCCTCATCGCCACCGAATTCGCTCCACCCGGCAAGAAGGTCCTCTACGGGGCATTTGCACAACAGGGTTCACCGGTGGGCAATCTCCTTGCCACCCTTGCCTTTCTCGGATTGACCGCGATGTCCGACGCCACCTTCGAAGGGTGGGGCTGGCGTATCCCGTTCCTGGCGTCCGCCGCGCTGGTGATCGTCGCCCTCTACATACGCGTGCGGATCCAGGAGACACCCGAGATGCGCGTGGCCGCCGTCGCCCAGGAACGCACGAAACTGCCGCTCGTCGAGGTTCTGCGCTCCCACCCGGCGTCGCTGCTCCTCGGTGTCGGTGCCGTGGTGGCGGGTGTCGCGATCACCTACGTCAAGACGACCTTCGCCCTCGCCTGGGCCACCACCGATCTCGGGTTCACCCGATCGGACTTCCTGCTCGTGATCACCCTCGCGCTGGTCGCGCAGGTGCTCGTCCAACCCTTCGGCGCGGTTCTCGCCACCAGGATCGACGCGCGACGGGCCGTGCTGTGGATGCTCGGACCCGAGCTCGTCGTCCTGCCGCTGATGTTCGTACTGATCCGCACCGGCTCGCTCACCTGGGCGATCATCGGCATGGTGCTCGCCACCGCGCCGCATGCGATGTACTACTCGGCGCTGGCCGGCATCCTGGCGCAGGTCTTCCCCACGCACGTGCGCTACACCGGCATCTCGTTGTCGTACCAGATCTCGACGGCGATCTTCGCCGGCACCGCACCGATGGCGAGCCAGTTCCTTCTCGAGCGCACCGACTCGATATGGCCGGTCGTCGGCCTCGGGATCGGGTACGTGCTGCTCTCCCTGGTCTGCATGACCGCCCTGCTCAAACGCTCACCGACCACCACCGAGCCCGACGAACCACGCTCCGCACCCGCCCGGACGACGGCCGACGCCTCCTGA
- a CDS encoding acyl-CoA dehydrogenase family protein, with the protein MNYAHTDPALHAVLDRWISDADRPLTERLLDRLGADAADRLDALAAIANAHPPVLHQYDPDGERIDRIEYHPAYLELCRAAYSEYGLSALSHRPIHGWTDTPPHLVKYLASYLFVQAEFGLACPVSMTDAAARTLRMFGDPEVFGPWIDGLTSTDPATALTGAMFMTETQAGTDIAKTETCAEFDGTAWRLTGRKWFASNPDADVVITLARFPGGDENSTRGVGMFMLPKQLPDGSRNSYTIDRLKDKLGTRSMPSGEITLHSAYALQVGDLDRGFRQMTEMLNTSRLSNAMRSSALIRRAVRDAVAHTREREVFGKSLFDQPLMRATLLPLLLDAEAALALVAYSGATLDRADKGDEQARGVVRILTPVAKHYICKRARTVTGEAMEIRGGSGYIEDRVFARLVRDSHLGSIWEGSSNVIALDVLRSMRKNGAHRVLADAQRTLLDAAHPECAPVVAALRERWDVLEARGEDLLAGDDAHAQTRCAAYTDDLAQTVMATLLVDLASHRIEHGFGHRSLLVAHAYLDGLADEPNAVALVHLAAIADGTDVDPSVAAAAAPSTAADAAPTALTGALR; encoded by the coding sequence ATGAACTACGCCCATACCGACCCGGCCCTGCATGCGGTACTCGACCGCTGGATCTCCGACGCCGACCGGCCGCTGACCGAGCGTCTCCTCGATCGTCTGGGTGCCGACGCCGCCGACCGTCTCGACGCGCTCGCGGCCATCGCGAACGCCCATCCGCCGGTGCTGCACCAGTACGACCCCGACGGCGAACGGATCGACCGCATCGAGTACCACCCCGCCTATCTCGAACTGTGCCGCGCCGCCTACAGCGAGTACGGCCTCTCGGCACTGTCGCACCGCCCGATCCACGGTTGGACGGACACACCCCCGCATCTCGTCAAGTACCTGGCGTCGTATCTGTTCGTGCAGGCCGAGTTCGGCCTCGCCTGCCCGGTGTCGATGACCGATGCCGCCGCGCGCACCCTGCGGATGTTCGGCGACCCCGAGGTGTTCGGTCCGTGGATCGACGGCCTGACTTCCACCGATCCGGCCACCGCCCTGACCGGGGCGATGTTCATGACCGAGACCCAGGCCGGAACGGACATCGCGAAGACCGAGACCTGCGCCGAATTCGACGGCACCGCATGGAGATTGACCGGTCGAAAGTGGTTCGCCTCCAACCCGGACGCCGACGTCGTGATCACCCTGGCCCGGTTCCCCGGCGGCGACGAGAACTCGACCCGCGGGGTGGGAATGTTCATGCTGCCCAAGCAACTTCCCGACGGCAGCCGGAACTCGTACACGATCGACCGGCTCAAGGACAAGCTCGGCACGCGATCGATGCCCAGTGGTGAGATCACCCTGCACAGCGCGTACGCGCTGCAGGTCGGCGACCTCGACCGTGGATTCCGGCAGATGACGGAGATGCTCAACACCTCCCGCCTGTCGAACGCGATGCGCTCGAGTGCCCTGATCCGGCGCGCCGTGCGCGACGCCGTCGCTCACACGAGGGAGCGGGAGGTCTTCGGGAAGTCCCTGTTCGATCAGCCGCTCATGCGCGCCACCCTGCTGCCGCTGCTGCTCGACGCCGAGGCCGCGCTCGCGCTCGTCGCCTACAGCGGTGCGACCCTCGACCGTGCCGACAAGGGCGACGAGCAGGCCCGCGGTGTCGTCCGGATCCTCACGCCCGTCGCCAAGCACTACATCTGCAAACGTGCCCGCACCGTCACCGGTGAGGCGATGGAGATCCGGGGGGGCAGCGGCTATATCGAGGACCGCGTTTTCGCCCGCCTCGTCCGCGACTCGCATCTCGGATCGATCTGGGAGGGTTCGAGCAACGTCATCGCGCTCGACGTACTCCGGTCCATGCGCAAGAACGGCGCGCACCGGGTCCTCGCCGACGCGCAGCGCACACTGCTCGACGCGGCGCATCCGGAATGCGCCCCGGTCGTCGCGGCACTGCGGGAACGGTGGGACGTGCTCGAGGCGCGCGGCGAAGACCTGCTCGCCGGCGACGACGCGCACGCGCAGACCCGCTGCGCCGCCTACACCGACGATCTCGCACAGACGGTGATGGCCACCCTGCTCGTGGACTTGGCGTCGCACCGCATCGAACACGGTTTCGGCCACCGGTCGTTGCTCGTCGCCCACGCCTACCTGGACGGCCTGGCCGATGAGCCGAATGCCGTCGCTCTCGTCCACCTCGCCGCGATCGCCGACGGCACCGACGTCGACCCGTCCGTCGCCGCCGCTGCGGCACCGAGCACCGCCGCCGATGCGGCACCGACTGCACTGACAGGAGCACTAAGATGA
- the ureB gene encoding urease subunit beta, with the protein MASGPTSGPGAIRVAEGSLTLNADRSDDERITLVFLNTGDRPIQIGSHIHLPDANAALEFDRERAQGFRLDIPSGTSQRFEPGSSRELDAVALRGRRVVPGIHVRKQED; encoded by the coding sequence ATGGCATCCGGACCGACTTCGGGACCCGGAGCGATTCGCGTCGCCGAGGGCTCCCTCACCCTCAACGCGGATCGCTCCGACGACGAGCGCATCACCCTTGTCTTCCTCAACACCGGTGACCGTCCCATCCAGATCGGATCGCACATCCACCTGCCGGACGCGAACGCGGCCCTCGAGTTCGACCGCGAACGCGCGCAGGGCTTCCGCCTGGACATCCCGTCGGGGACCTCGCAGCGATTCGAACCCGGCAGCAGCCGCGAACTGGACGCCGTCGCCCTCCGTGGGCGACGCGTCGTGCCCGGCATCCACGTGCGGAAGCAGGAGGACTGA
- a CDS encoding energy-coupling factor ABC transporter permease: MHVPDHFLPMSVTAPAAAIATGAVVLAATAGRPRITTRDTLLAGTTAAMIFGAQMVNYPIAGGVSGHLIGGALATALLGPRLALLAMTAVVGVQALLFADGGINALGVNVLLMAVLPVLVTAAVRIGAERLGLGKLARTTAAVSAGLSVPVSAAVLGVAYSSTVGTGAAAAFIGELTAVHLTIGLGEALITAAVLSTVMAFAPGVAAWDARPSVTPVAVRRGLAAIGGLGVVSACALALVASGNPDGLEHIVGAYSLPVGDAAFAGLPGLADYGTLSGTEFLAALAGLAATAVLGAALAAMGRTPVRQGA, translated from the coding sequence ATGCACGTCCCTGACCATTTCCTCCCCATGAGCGTCACCGCGCCCGCTGCGGCGATCGCCACCGGTGCGGTCGTCCTCGCCGCCACCGCCGGGCGCCCGCGCATCACGACCCGGGACACCCTTCTCGCGGGCACGACCGCAGCGATGATCTTCGGCGCCCAGATGGTCAACTACCCCATCGCCGGTGGCGTCAGCGGCCATCTCATCGGCGGCGCACTCGCGACCGCGCTCCTCGGGCCCCGGCTCGCCCTTCTCGCGATGACCGCCGTGGTCGGCGTGCAGGCGTTGCTATTCGCAGACGGCGGCATCAACGCGCTCGGAGTGAACGTGCTGCTGATGGCGGTGCTGCCCGTCCTCGTCACCGCGGCCGTCCGCATCGGCGCCGAGCGACTCGGCCTCGGGAAGCTGGCGCGGACCACCGCCGCCGTCAGCGCCGGTCTGTCCGTGCCGGTGAGTGCCGCGGTTCTCGGCGTCGCGTATTCGTCGACCGTCGGAACCGGCGCCGCAGCAGCGTTCATCGGCGAACTGACCGCGGTCCACCTGACCATCGGTCTCGGTGAAGCCCTCATCACCGCCGCCGTGCTGAGCACCGTGATGGCGTTCGCGCCCGGCGTCGCCGCGTGGGACGCACGGCCTTCCGTCACTCCCGTTGCCGTCCGACGTGGTCTCGCGGCGATCGGCGGTCTGGGCGTGGTCAGCGCCTGCGCGCTGGCGCTCGTCGCGTCCGGCAACCCGGACGGTCTCGAGCACATCGTCGGTGCCTATTCGCTGCCGGTCGGTGACGCTGCCTTCGCCGGTCTTCCCGGCCTCGCCGACTACGGCACGCTCAGCGGCACCGAGTTCCTCGCGGCACTGGCCGGGCTCGCCGCCACCGCGGTGCTCGGCGCCGCTCTCGCCGCGATGGGCCGCACGCCGGTCCGCCAGGGCGCGTAA